GTAAGTCCACGCTATTTAACCGCTTAACGCGTACTCGTGATGCATTGGTTGCTGATTTCCCGGGATTAACCCGCGACCGAAAATACGGTAAGGCCGAATCTGCTGGCCACGAATTTATCGTTATTGATACCGGTGGTATTGATGGAACTGAAGACGGCGTTGAAACCCATATGGCAGGTCAGTCGCTACTAGCGATTGAAGAAGCAGATGTTGTTCTATTTATGGTGGATGCACGCGCAGGGTTGATGCCTGCGGATCAGGGCATCGCTCAACACCTTCGGATGCGTGAGAAGGCGACTTTCTTGGTTGCTAATAAGACTGATGGCCTGGATCCTGACAGTGCGGTAGGCGATTTTTATGCTTTGGGATTAGGGGAAGTTTATCCGATAGCGGCTTCTCATGGGCGCGGTGTGACCTCTTTAATTGAGCAAGTGCTGGGGCCGGCCGTTGAGGAAGATGAGTCTGCCGAATCAGAATATGAACAGTTTGCCGGTATCGATGGCGATATTGGGGATGAAGAGTTTGATGAAAATGCGGTAGAAGATGAGGAAGAAGATACCTCTTATCTGGAAAATTTACCGATCAAACTGGCAATTGTTGGTCGGCCAAACGTGGGTAAGTCAACGCTAACTAACCGGATTCTGGGTGAAGAGCGCGTCGTAGTTTATGATATGCCGGGAACAACCCGCGACAGTATTTATATTCCAATGACTCGGGATGAAAGAGAATATATCCTGATTGATACCGCTGGCGTGCGGAAACGGGCGAGAGTGACAGAAACGGTAGAGAAATTCTCCGTCATTAAAACCCTACAGGCCATTGAAGACGCTAATGTTGTGTTGCTGGTGATCGATGCCCGTGAAGGCATTTCCGATCAGGATCTTTCCCTGTTGGGATTCATCATCAATAGTGGGCGCTCACTGGTTATCGCGGTAAATAAATGGGATGGCCTATCGCAGGAAATCAAAGAACAAGTCAAAGAGGCATTGGATATGCGCTTAGGCTTTGTTGATTTTGCTCGTGTTCATTTTATCTCCGCTTTACACGGTAGCGGTGTGGGTAACCTGTTTGAATCAGTCCAAGAAGCCTATCGCTGTGCAACCCGTAGAGTGAGCACTTCTTTACTGACGCGTATTATGCAAATGGCACAAGACGATCATCAGCCACCTTTAGTGGGTGGTCGCCGTGTAAAGCTGAAATACGCTCACGCGGGTGGCTATAACCCACCGATTGTCGTGATTCATGGTAATCAGGTAAAAGACCTGCCGGATGCCTACAAGCGTTATTTGATGAATTATTTCCGTCGTTCGCTGGAAGTAATGGGAACACCAATCCGTATTCAGTTTAAAGAAGGTGATAATCCGTTTGCGGGTCGCCGTAATAAACTGACGGCAACCCAACAGCGCAAACGTCGTCGATTGATGCAGCATATTAAGAGTCGTGGCAAGTAAGATTAAAGAAAGTAAAAAGGGGCGCAATACGCGCCCCTGAGTCTACCGACAAACCAGATAAATTGGCATCAATGGATATTCCGGTCATAAAATCTAAAATACTTATATTAGCTTTGTGCTCGACCGGAAGACCACCTGTACTTGGCTTTAGTGCATACCGGTCCTAGCCGGGTTAGGGGCGTTTGGTTGGCTTACGCCAAGTCGACCTCAACACCCGTCCCTCCCGTCAATTGGCTAACTTAAGAACTATCAGGCTTTGTCATCAATCTCAAGGGGCGCGAGCGCCCCTTTTGCTATGTTGGTCAGAACTCTGATTCCAGATAATCCCTGTGATAAAGAATGCTTATCAACCCGCTTCTGGTCGTTGATGTGGTTCCAGAGTTTTATCATCGACATCGGATGGAAGCTCAACATCAGTATCAATGATGAGAGGAGCCCTTGCTGTATTTGATTCTGCTTCAGCATCGTCAACTTCTGGTTCTTCTGCCGTTGCCATCATTCCATCTTTACGCAGAGAATCGACCAACTCGGATACTTCCTCATCCGCCACGCCCAGAACTTTCAGCGCTTCGGCACCAATATGCAGACTGCTTTCCAGCGTTTCAATGACAACCCAGTTCGCACCGGCTTCTAGCAGTTGATCTTTTAAATCTCTATCCAGTACTCTGGCCAATATCTTTAGCATTGGATAGAGGGTACGTAGCGTCGATACCGCTTTCAACGCACTGGCGTTATGGTCAATAGATACAATCACCATTTGAGCCTGCTCAACACCAATCACATTAAGTAGCTTTGGATCGGTGATATCACCAAAATAGGCTGGAACACCTGCTTTTTGGGCCTTCTTCACGACTTCTGGATTCTTCTCAATCACAATATGAGGAATTGAGGTGTCTTGTAGCATTTGCGCTAAGACATGGCCGGTATCGCCGTAACCGGCTACCACCACCCGTGCGTTATTGGCGGTTTCATCCGGCATCAGCGACTGGTCAACTTCGGACAGTAGACCTCTTCTGGTCAAACGGCAGCCGAAGGCATACAGGCTCGGTGTAAACGCCATACTTACCGATATAACGCCGATACCCATGATAAAGGTCTTATCATCAATGACACCGAAGGCTTTAGCTACGCCAAACAACACGAAACCGAATTCACCACCCTGACAGAGTAGGAAAGCGACTTTGGTGGCGGCTTCTTTGGAGGTGCCAAACAGTAGCGATAGTAAAAACAGAATAATAATTTTAATCAGCAGAATAACTGCAACATTACTGACAAACAGCAGCGGGGTTTGTGCCAGAGTAGCGAAGTCGATAGACATACCCACTGAAATAAAGAAGATGCTCATCAGCAGGCTTTTAGCCGATTCAACGCTGGCGTGAATTTGGAACCCATATTTTGATGTCGACAGCATCATACCCATGATAAATGCGCCCAACGCCATGGATAAACCGAAGTGTTCCATCACATAAGCTGCCAGTACGACAGCGAACATCACAAACAGTGAAAAGCTTTCACGATAGCCTTTACGCGCCATTCTGTTCAGTAACCAAGGCACCACATAACGGCCAAAGATAATCACCAGCAACAGTGCGCCAATAACTGAAATGGTCTGCATCCACATAGGGGAATCATCTGGCAGTACCGCAATTTTATCGGAAAGTAATGGAACCAGTGCTAACAACGGCACAATAGCTAGATCTTGCATCAGCAGAATAGCAAAACCAATACGCCCGTGTTCGCTAGAGAATTCATTATGTTCCTGTAATATCTGAATCACGAAGGCGGTGGAAGAAAGCGCCAGCGTCAAGCCAATAATGAAAGCCGCATTGGCTGAATTTCCAAGCAAATAGAAGTAGATACCGATGGCGGTGCCAGACAGTAAAATTTGCAGCGAACCCAGACCAAAAACCACTCGTCTCATTGACCAGAGGCGCTTTGGTTGCATTTCTAAACCAATAATGAACAGTAACAGGACGATACCAAATTCGGAGACATGTAGAATATTATCAACATATTCTTTATGGATAACCTGACCTGGTGTATGAGGTCCGATAATCACACCAGTGATCAACAAGCCAAGGATAGAGCCTAGCCCGATCTTTTTCGACAGCGTAACGGTAACCGCCGCAACAAACAGAATAATGGTAAGTAGTAACAAAGGCTCATTCATCGGGCATGTTTCCTGTTGTTGTTGCCCGGCAAAATATAGCCATCGGGAATGTGATTCTCCATAGAAAGATATTCCTTATCATCAATTTTATCGTTAGGTTTCATATTTGAAGTGTTGTATCACGCAGGGCTGAGGAGGAGGGTAAGCCCGTAAACACTAACGTCCGAGAGATTATTATACTCAACAGTTACCACTTATAGCAGATAAATTTATTGATCGCGGTAAACTTATTAATATATTTTATAAATATTTTCATTTGTTATAGTTATCAAGGGAATAATATTATTCAGGGCCTTATATATAAACCTCACCAAAAGGGTGGTGTTTACTTATTTGTTTTGGGCGATAGAATGGCAATACTTTAGTCTTATCCTTATAGAATAATAATATCTTAGCGATGTTTCGGCTCTAATGAGCTGTTTGAAGGAATAAACAGAAATGATGTCATGGGAAACATGGAGTTTCGCTTTTAGCGTAACGGTTCCTACCTTATTAATGATGTTGCTTGGTATTCTCTTGCGGCATCTTCGCCTGATTGACGACCGATTTTGCGATACAGCCAGCAGGGTGGTATTTAATATCGCACTACCTTGCCTGCTATTTTTCAGTATTGCAGGTAACCATGAAGATCTTCAAAGCCACCTCCCAATGATGCTTCATGCTGCGGTTGGTACTATTGGCAGCTTTTTATTGCTGGAGTTGGTTGCGCCTTATTTGGTTAATGATCCCAGAGAGCGGGGGATTTTTGTTCAAGGTGGTTTTAGGGGAAATGCGGCAATATTAGGGGTTGCATACGCGTCAATGGCATTTGGTAGTGAAGGGGTTTCTGTGGCTTCATTCTATATCGTCGTGACGGTCATTCTGTATAACGTTTTGTCGGTGATTACCCTTGCACGCAGTTTATCTACCGGACCGAATGGGCGGCCAAGCTTCACCAGCATAGCGAGAGGAGTAGCAACCAATCCTCTGATTATCGCTATTCTGCTTGCGCTACCGTTCTCTCTATATTCTATTCCTATTCCAGAAGTTCTAACCAAGACCGGCAATTATATCTCTGGGATAGCGTTACCTCTGGCGTTGTTGTGTACCGGTGCCAGTTTGGATTTTCGTGCGATGTTCCGATCATCAAATGTTGCCATGCTCTCCTGTGTTGCTCGGGTTATCGTGGTACCGCTATTGTTGTTTTTAGGTGGATGGTTATACGGCTTCCGTGGTGCTCCTTTAGGCGTTATATTTTTACTGGCGGCGACACCGACTGCCGCTGCCAGTTATGTTATGGCGCGAGCGATGGGTGGAAACCCCACGTTAGCGGCCAACATTATTGCGCTGACGACTCTGACGTCATTTTTCACCACCGCACTCGGTTTGTTGTTATTAAGAGGGAGCGGGCTGATTTAGCGAGGAACCATAATGGATACGCTCTGTCCCCACTGCCACCGAGCTATGCGCTGGAAGCAAGGTAATCTATTTTATTGTGAAGGCTGCTGTAAGGCTTATCAGCAGTTTGCCCTTTGTCCTGATTGCAATAAGCCACTGGAAAAAATGCAGGCCTGCGGTGCGGTAGATTATTTCTGCCAGCATGGCCATGGTTTGATATCGAAGAAGCGTATTACGTTGAATTACGCTGAAGATAAATAGATAAGTATTTTCGGGTCTTCACAAGCGCTTCCCGTTTAATATTTTAGTTTAATTGAATAGAAATGGGCGTCTTTATCGCCCATTTCTATGATGGAGATATTATTGTAATTTACAGTCATTGTGAGGATATGACTTCTTATTGCTTTTATCTTTATATACTAATGTACCCATATCGCCTTTGAGTGAAAGAATATATTGCTTGCTCACGTATTTTTCACCAGAACCTGACTGCTGTATTTTTAATGTGGATGTATTGCCCGCAGCATCGACAATCTTAACTTTATTTGAATTTATACGGGTAAGTTCAAATGTATAATTGCCCTCATCACAGCTATAGCTGGTCGTTTTTTGTGTTGAGGCAGCGATAACCGATGTTGATGCCATTCCGAGAATCATAATCATAAGTAGATTTTTCATTTCATATCTCCATATATTGTTAATTACCAATTTTTGGTAGTTAACAATATATCTCATTAATTAACTCAAATAGGTAAATTGATAATAGTAACTTAATGTAACAACATGGCTGATTGTTGTATTGATAATCGGTTTATGACTTGATGAATATCATATATAGGCATACAGAAAAATATGATGTTCGATGAGTTTTTTTGATGGTTTTTTAAATATTTATAATTACAAATAGAGAAATATTTTTCAGAATCAAGATTTATTATTTGTTGAATAAATACCGCTTACTTGGCTTTCAATCCAACCATCACTAAGACGAGTTTTCAACATATCTCCTGTTTTCACCTGCTTTGATTTTTTCAGCATTTTTCCATCGGGTGCGGTTGTCACACTATAACCTCTGGCAAGCGTTGCTAGAGGGCTTACCGCTTCCAACTGCGAATACCCGACACTAAAACGCTGGCGAGCGGCGTTAAGTTGTCGTTCTAGCGCTTGCTGCAATTGATATTGGTACTGTTGTAACTGCTGTTGGCAACGGTGAACTTTAACCTGCGGTTGGGTGTGTAACAAACGCTGCTGTAAACGTTCTGACTGGCGGTTTGCTAGGCGTAGACGGGTTTGCATCCCTTCTTCCAGCCGACTTTGCAGTTTCAATAGCGCCGTTTGTTGGCGGGATAATCTTAACTGAGGGTGCTGCTGTTGTAAGCGGCTGTCCTGACGAGTAAGACGCTGACGCAAATGGGTTAGATAATAATCCATTGCCATTTCCAACCGCTGCTGCTGGGACTGCAAACGACGGATTAATTCAGGTTGGTTACGGCTAATAAGTTCTGCTGCCGCAGATGGCGTAGGTGCCCGCAAATCTGCTACAAAGTCAGCAATAGTGACATCGGTTTCATGACCCACCGCGCTAACAATAGGAATCTGGCTGTTAAATATGGCCCGTGCAACCAGCTCTTCGTTAAAACACCAGAGATCCTCAAGGGATCCCCCGCCACGGCCAACAATCAAAACGTCACATTCATTGCGCTGATTGACCAGTTCAATGGTTCGGGCAATTTGTAACGTCGCTTCACTACCCTGTACCATGGTTGGATAGATGATCACTGGCAGAGAGGGATCGCGCCGCTGAAGGATCTGCAACATATCGTGCAGAGCTGCTCCAGAGGCGGAGGTAATAATACCAATACAGGTTGCCGGAGAAGGAAGAGGGCGTTTACGCGCTGGATTGAATAACCCTTCATCAGACAACCGCTGTTTAAGCTGTTCAAATCGCTGCTGTAATAAACCATCGCCAGCGGGCTGCATGCTTTCGGCAATCAGCTGGTAGTCACCACGCGGCTCGTATAGGGTAATGGACGCCCGCACTAAAACCTGCTGACCATTTTGTGGTTGGAAGGTCGTTTTGCGGTTAGCGGTACGGAACATCGCACAGCGCACCTGAGCTTTATCGTCTTTTAGCGTGAAATACCAGTGACCAGAAGAGGGTTGAGAGAAGTTAGAAATCTCTGCGGATAGCCATATCTGGCCCATCTCCATTTCCAATAGTTGACGAACCGTTTGGTTTAAACGGCTGACAGTAAAAATGGGGGGAGACGAAGGTAGTGACATCATGTGATGAAGATCAAACTCAATAACGGCGGCTTAATTCACCGATACTACATAGCTATACGCACTAATCAAGTTTTTTTGAAAAAAGGATGGTGTGGGAGGATATGTTTCTGTATACTTCCTCTGCAATATTTTATCTGTTTCTAAACCCCTAACCCGGTGAGATATTGCCCATGCTACGTATTGCTAAAGAAGCCCTGACATTTGACGACGTTCTGCTCGTCCCCGCTCACTCTACGGTATTACCCAATACTGCCGAATTATCAACGATGTTGACCTCAACAATTCGTTTAAACATTCCCATGCTTTCTGCCGCCATGGATACCGTGACTGAAGCCAGTCTGGCAATCGCTCTGGCACAAGAAGGCGGGATCGGTTTTATTCATAAAAATATGCCAATTGAACGCCAGGCGGAAGAAGTTCGTCGGGTAAAAAGACATGAAAGTGGCATTGTCAGTGACCCTATTGCCGTCACGCCGGAAACGACAGTTCGTGAAGTTAAAGAGCTAGCGCTGATTAATGGTTTTGCCGGTTATCCGGTGGTGACTAAAAATAACGAACTGGTGGGTATTATCACTGGCCGTGACGTGCGTTTTGTGACTGATCTTGACCAACCCGTTAGCGCATGGATGACGCCAAAAGCGCGTCTGGTAACGGTCAACGAAACCGAAGCTAAAGATCGCGAAACCGTATTCCAGAAAATGCATGAAAAGCGGGTAGAAAAAGCGCTGGTTGTGGACAGCAAATTTCATCTGCGCGGTATGATTACGGTTAAAGATTTCCAGAAAGCCGAACGTAAACCTAACGCCTGTAAAGATGAATTGGGCCGTTTACGCGTCGGTGCTGCCGTCGGTGCTGGTGCTGGCAATGAAGAGCGTGTAGCGGCACTGGTGGAGGCGGGGGTTGATGTTCTATTGATTGACTCCTCTCACGGTCATTCTGAAGGGGTATTACAGCGCATCCGTGAAACGCGCGCCGTTTATCCTGACTTACAAATTATTGGTGGTAACGTGGCTACGGCTGCCGGTGCCTTGGCGCTGGCACAGGCGGGTGTTAATGCGGTGAAAGTGGGTATTGGTCCTGGTTCTATCTGTACCACTCGCATCGTTACCGGCGTGGGCGTACCGCAAATTACGGCTATTGCCGATGCGGTTGAGGCGGTTGGTCACTTGGGTATTCCGGTGATAGCCGATGGCGGTATTCGTTTCTCTGGTGATATTGCTAAAGCCATTGCTGCCGGTGCTGCCTGCGTGATGGTGGGTTCGATGTTAGCCGGTACGGAAGAGTCCCCGGGTGAAATCGAACTGTATCAGGGCCGCTCTTTCAAGTCTTATCGCGGTATGGGATCGTTGGGTGCGATGTCCAAAGGTTCTTCTGACCGTTACTTCCAGACCGATAATGCGGCAGACAAGTTAGTGCCGGAAGGTATTGAAGGTCGCGTGGCTTATAAAGGTCTACTGAAAGTGATTATTCACCAACAAATGGGTGGATTACGCTCCTGTATGGGGCTGACCGGTTGTGGCACCATTGATGAACTGCGTACTAAAGCGGAGTTTGTTCGTATCACCGGTGCCGGTATTCAGGAAAGTCATGTGCACGATGTGACCATCACTAAAGAGTCACCAAACTACCGTATGGGGTAATTCAGATCGCTTCTGGATGCCAAAAAATTGAAGCGGGAGTGTGAGTTATCCACATTCACCTCTCGTATTCTTCTTGCCGACAACGCTATAATACCGGGCAATTTCTTCTTGTTCGGTCTGCTATCAGGCCTCACATTACCGTTTTTGGAAAGCGATACATGTCAAAAAATATTCATCAGCAACGCATTCTGATTCTGGATTTTGGTTCTCAGTACACTCAGTTAATTGCTCGTCGCGTCCGCGAAATCGGCGTTTATTGCGAACTCTGGGCATGGGATGTCAGCGAAGCGCAAATTCGTGAATTCAATCCAACCGGCATTATCTTATCCGGCAGTCCGGAAAGCACCACCGAAGCCGGAAGCCCACGCGCACCGGAATACGTATTTAACGCCGGTATCCCTGTTCTGGGTATCTGCTATGGCATGCAAACCATGGCAATGCAGCTAGGTGGTAAAGTTCAGGGCTCTGATGAGCGTGAATTTGGTTACGCCAAAGTTGATATTATTCATGACAGCCAATTTGTGCGCGATATTCGCGACTCCCTATCCGCAGAAGGCAAGCCACAGTTAGACGTGTGGATGAGTCATGGGGATAAAGTTACCGCTATTCCGGCAGGCTTTACCGCCGTTGCCAGTACCGATACCTGTCCTTTTGCCATTATGGCAAACGAAGAAAAACATTTTTACGGTCTGCAGTTCCACCCGGAGGTGACCCACACCAATCAGGGACTACGCCTGTTAAAACGTTTTGTACTGGATATCTGCGGCTGCGAAGTTCTGTGGACGCCTGCATCAATTATTGATGACGCCATCGAACGCATTCGCCAGCAAGTGGGTGAAGATGAAGTTATTCTCGGCCTGTCCGGCGGCGTTGACTCATCGGTAACTGCTATGCTGCTGCATCGCGCTATCGGCAAGCGTTTAACCTGCGTATTTGTGGATAATGGCCTGCTGCGTTTGAATGAAGCAGAGCAAGTGATGGATATGTTTGGCGATCGTTTTGGTCTGAATATTGTTCATGTGCCTGCGGAACAGCGCTTCCTTAGTGCACTGGCCGGTATTAACGATCCGGAAGCCAAGCGTAAAGTGATTGGCCGTGTATTTGTTGAAGTGTTTGATGAAGAAGCGTCTAAACAGTCTAACGTGAAGTGGTTGGCACAAGGCACCATCTATCCTGACGTGATTGAATCTGCCGCCTCTGCGACGGGTAAAGCACATGTGATTAAGTCTCACCACAACGTGGGCGGCTTACCAGAAGAGATGAAGATGGGGCTGGTTGAGCCGCTGAAAGAGCTGTTTAAAGATGAAGTGCGTAAAATTGGCTTAGAGCTAGGCTTGCCTTACGACATGCTGTACCGCCATCCATTCCCGGGCCCAGGCTTGGGCGTTCGCGTACTGGGTGAAGTGAAGAAAGAGTACTGTGATTTACTGCGTCGTGCTGATGCCATCTTTATTGAAGAGCTACATAAAGCGGACTTGTACAATAAAGTCAGTCAGGCATTTACCGTGTTTTTACCGGTTCGCTCAGTTGGCGTAATGGGGGATGGTCGTAAGTACGATTGGGTTGTTTCGTTGCGTGCGGTGGAAACCATCGACTTTATGACCGCTCACTGGGCGCATTTACCGTATGACTTCCTTGGTCGGGTATCTAACCGCATCATTAATGAAGTGAATGGTATTTCTCGTGTGGTTTATGATATTTCGGGTAAACCTCCGGCAACGATTGAGTGGGAATAGTTGACAGTGAGCTGAAACGCCTTTAAATAAGGTGGTTTCAGCTCCTTTTTATTTATTATTGCGTTGTCATTGCATTTTTTTCTACGGTTTTTTCTAAATATCGTGCCGTATGAGCATTATTTTGTTGGTGATGAATTTGTTTAAATAACGTCTGCTAATAAGCATTTTAATAAATTAGTAGCAACTCATTAAATTTGTATTTCTATCGTTTTTTTCGACATATCTAATTTACATTTCCTCATGGAAATATTTTATTTTATGCTTAGATATTAGAAAGAAATGATTTTTTTGACAACGATTGGTTATATTCAAAATTTTAATAATAGAAGATTTATATCCTGACGATACTGTTATTCCTGACCTTAGTCATATTGCTTCTTCTTTAGATTTTTTGATTACTATTCTTAATAGAATAAAGCACTTTGATATTATCCCGATCTTTATAAAATAAAATATCAATACCTCTGCCATCAAATTACCACTCTTCATTTTTTTATTATCAAACGCCATTGATTTTTTAAAAATGATTACTCAAGGAAGTTGTATCGTATCCGTATTATCTAGCGTATTTTTATTAGATAGTTGCTTTCTACTCGTTCATTTTAAAACCAAAGCGCTATGATATAATCAATAACATTATGATTCCCGTATGGACTTGTTAATAAAGGATTCTATTTGATGGCCAAAAAGGAAAAAATTTTACCAAAAAACATCAATGAACTACTGGACGCCGGTGATATTGATGAATTAAAAGCGATTTACGATAGCTGTGAGTTGGATGCTCGTGGGGGCTTGGTAAGAGAACGGCTTTGAGCCTTTTTAAGATCCCCGATGAATTGACTCGCTGGCTGATTGAGCAGGGGGCAGACATCGAAGCGACAGATAATTATAAGCGTACCGCGCTACATGAGCAGGCTGGCACTCTGTACGGTAATATTGAATTACTTTTGGCGTTAGGGGCAAACATTGAAGCGCAAGATTATCAGGATGCTACCCCATTACATAAGGCAGCCAGCGCTTATCGTGTAAATCACGTTCAGACATTAATTGCTCATGGGGCAAATATTTACGCTGAAGATCAGATGGGGCGAACCCCGCTAGCTGCTGCGCTTGACCGCTGTCAAAATGCTAACATTAACCGAATGGCTGATATCGCAGAGCTTTTGTTGGAGGCGGGAAATAAAATTCCACCAAAAATGCGTGAGCGTGTTACCAGTATCGGTGAAATGTTTGAATTTCACCGCGCTAATTTTTCTAAAGATAATATTGCTAAAACTGAGGCCGGCTTATCAAAGCTGTACCGCTTATTTGATGTTACGCCAGTGGCTAAACGGCAGATGTATGATGGTGTTTCTGATATCGTTGTCAGTTCTTCATGCTGGCAGCAGGCTCATCAGGAACTATGGGAACGTCTGGTACCTTCCAGCGGTAGCGCCGATACGGTGCAGGGTGAGGTGATTCGTGTCACTGGTCGCTTATCTCATGAAATATTGGATAACGGCGGAGCTAACTGGGATGCAGATTTTCGCAAAATGCTGAGTGCATTGCTGGTGTATTTTAAGTTAGGCAATGCGCTTGAGGCGGAAAAATGGGAAGAAGCAAAAACCATTGCGGCTCCAATCAAAGACGGTAGTGGTGATACAGAGGCGCTTTACCGTTTAACCGAGTTTGCGGTTGATTGGGTGAGGTTGAATCCAGTGCCGGTGGCCGTTGGGAAGGTGGAGTATCGGCGGTAATAACTCCAGATATTCAGTGGGCTTCATCACCTCTATTAACCAAACTTATTCAGGAAAATTGCAAAATGCTCAGAAGTTGCTTAATGACAATCATGCTGATGTTTTCCTCTTACGTGTTGTCGGCAGAACACTGGATTGATGTTCGCATAGCGGAACAGTATCAGGCCGAACACATTGCCGGCGCTATCAATATCCCGTTGAGGCAGCTTAAAGAGCAGATCGCCAGCCAGATAAGTAATAAGGATGATACGCTGCACCTTTATTGTAACTCTGGACGTCAGTCGGGAATGGCAAAGCAGCTCCTTCTTGAACTGGGATATACCCGGGTGCTGGATGAAGGAGGGATCGGCGGGATAGATCGTCCAAAAGAGAATCAAAATGGCGGTTGATAATCATCTCGCCAGATACCACGGTTATGTTACATAGCGCTCAGATTTATTCTTTTGAAACGATGATTAAGCCGAAACAGCTACGGATTCTTTACTAAAAGACGAAAAGGCATCGATTCCTTAGCTCAATAAATTTAGGGGGTTAAGCTAGTGCCTGACTAAATTGTTCTAACTGTAACTATATTATGTTTAATGATTGCATTTGATTGTCTTAAATCGCTTCATGCACTATTTGGGGTATGCCGTCGTCACTAAACGGCATAAATTGAAATAGGCATGAGGTTTTTGTTTATTGAAACTAGACAAAGGTTAAAACCAGTTAGAAATACAGCGGATATAGGCTAGCAGCCCCTGTAATATACAGAGAAATGGAGCGGTAAATGAAAGTGATAAAACTCTTTTTGATGATCGGCGCACTATCATGCAGTGCTGGTGCGATGGCAACGACTGTTGAGCAAAGCTGTCTGGATTATGGCAAGAAAGTGATGAAGCAGAACCCAGATATGGTGTCTTTGTTACGTCAGGCCAAGATTGATCCGCAGGATGTTGTCGTTGAACGCTTTGAAGGGAAAGTGGGTAAGCAGCCGGTGAGCACGGTTGTGACAGCGAAAATTCATAGTACGCAGGAAAAACTGGGAACAATTTTTTGCCTAGTTAATAACTCTCCACTGTATTTTCATTATATCCCCATTGAAGAGTAATCTGACTTAGCGGTTTAATCCGAAGTGGCTCATCCAATCATGGTTTTGGGTGAGCCATAGTTTTGGGATGAAAGATAAAAATCTTACTTCTCAATCAGCTGTTGCCAGCTATCCTTCA
Above is a window of Limnobaculum parvum DNA encoding:
- the pspE gene encoding thiosulfate sulfurtransferase PspE, which produces MLRSCLMTIMLMFSSYVLSAEHWIDVRIAEQYQAEHIAGAINIPLRQLKEQIASQISNKDDTLHLYCNSGRQSGMAKQLLLELGYTRVLDEGGIGGIDRPKENQNGG
- a CDS encoding ankyrin repeat domain-containing protein, with protein sequence MSLFKIPDELTRWLIEQGADIEATDNYKRTALHEQAGTLYGNIELLLALGANIEAQDYQDATPLHKAASAYRVNHVQTLIAHGANIYAEDQMGRTPLAAALDRCQNANINRMADIAELLLEAGNKIPPKMRERVTSIGEMFEFHRANFSKDNIAKTEAGLSKLYRLFDVTPVAKRQMYDGVSDIVVSSSCWQQAHQELWERLVPSSGSADTVQGEVIRVTGRLSHEILDNGGANWDADFRKMLSALLVYFKLGNALEAEKWEEAKTIAAPIKDGSGDTEALYRLTEFAVDWVRLNPVPVAVGKVEYRR
- the guaB gene encoding IMP dehydrogenase, producing the protein MLRIAKEALTFDDVLLVPAHSTVLPNTAELSTMLTSTIRLNIPMLSAAMDTVTEASLAIALAQEGGIGFIHKNMPIERQAEEVRRVKRHESGIVSDPIAVTPETTVREVKELALINGFAGYPVVTKNNELVGIITGRDVRFVTDLDQPVSAWMTPKARLVTVNETEAKDRETVFQKMHEKRVEKALVVDSKFHLRGMITVKDFQKAERKPNACKDELGRLRVGAAVGAGAGNEERVAALVEAGVDVLLIDSSHGHSEGVLQRIRETRAVYPDLQIIGGNVATAAGALALAQAGVNAVKVGIGPGSICTTRIVTGVGVPQITAIADAVEAVGHLGIPVIADGGIRFSGDIAKAIAAGAACVMVGSMLAGTEESPGEIELYQGRSFKSYRGMGSLGAMSKGSSDRYFQTDNAADKLVPEGIEGRVAYKGLLKVIIHQQMGGLRSCMGLTGCGTIDELRTKAEFVRITGAGIQESHVHDVTITKESPNYRMG
- the guaA gene encoding glutamine-hydrolyzing GMP synthase codes for the protein MSKNIHQQRILILDFGSQYTQLIARRVREIGVYCELWAWDVSEAQIREFNPTGIILSGSPESTTEAGSPRAPEYVFNAGIPVLGICYGMQTMAMQLGGKVQGSDEREFGYAKVDIIHDSQFVRDIRDSLSAEGKPQLDVWMSHGDKVTAIPAGFTAVASTDTCPFAIMANEEKHFYGLQFHPEVTHTNQGLRLLKRFVLDICGCEVLWTPASIIDDAIERIRQQVGEDEVILGLSGGVDSSVTAMLLHRAIGKRLTCVFVDNGLLRLNEAEQVMDMFGDRFGLNIVHVPAEQRFLSALAGINDPEAKRKVIGRVFVEVFDEEASKQSNVKWLAQGTIYPDVIESAASATGKAHVIKSHHNVGGLPEEMKMGLVEPLKELFKDEVRKIGLELGLPYDMLYRHPFPGPGLGVRVLGEVKKEYCDLLRRADAIFIEELHKADLYNKVSQAFTVFLPVRSVGVMGDGRKYDWVVSLRAVETIDFMTAHWAHLPYDFLGRVSNRIINEVNGISRVVYDISGKPPATIEWE